The following proteins come from a genomic window of Mycobacterium sp. DL:
- a CDS encoding DUF6390 family protein: protein MAATGGRAHPGHALFARYAYPPNELGYCGPPGTGNLPGRDVTELADYAREFDGAWPYLRAIADAAGRPDPLDEQVVRSYWVGGQLLDHVDPSALLARLRDAFSRQVTGLLAEVAPDNAVANHSFHVFVVYPWARFLDRDPTTPLKVMQDCRIRWGLVDEVRDDHAVIISRPLTFQSGALGLGPPAAEQVRWRRNGASLAPAPKRGQMVAAHWDWICGPLTAAEVTDLEAATQRTLTLVNVALPSLDSSV from the coding sequence ATGGCGGCGACGGGCGGCCGTGCCCATCCTGGACACGCACTGTTTGCCAGGTACGCCTACCCGCCCAACGAACTCGGGTACTGCGGCCCGCCCGGCACCGGGAACCTGCCCGGCCGGGATGTAACGGAGCTGGCCGACTATGCCCGCGAGTTCGACGGCGCATGGCCCTACCTCCGCGCCATCGCCGATGCGGCCGGCCGGCCGGATCCCCTCGACGAACAGGTCGTACGCAGCTACTGGGTGGGCGGGCAGCTGCTGGATCACGTCGATCCCTCGGCGCTGCTGGCCCGACTCCGGGATGCGTTCAGTCGCCAGGTGACGGGCCTGCTCGCCGAGGTCGCGCCTGACAACGCCGTGGCCAATCACAGCTTTCACGTCTTCGTGGTGTACCCGTGGGCGCGTTTTCTGGATCGCGACCCCACCACGCCGTTGAAGGTCATGCAGGACTGCAGGATTCGCTGGGGTCTCGTTGACGAGGTCCGCGACGATCACGCCGTGATCATTTCGCGGCCGCTGACTTTCCAATCCGGTGCGCTCGGCCTAGGTCCGCCGGCCGCCGAGCAGGTGCGGTGGCGCAGGAACGGAGCGTCGTTGGCGCCCGCGCCGAAGCGTGGGCAGATGGTGGCTGCGCACTGGGACTGGATCTGCGGACCGTTGACCGCCGCAGAGGTCACCGACCTCGAAGCGGCGACCCAACGGACTCTGACACTGGTCAACGTCGCGCTGCCGAGCCTGGACAGCAGTGTGTGA
- the hypE gene encoding hydrogenase expression/formation protein HypE codes for MPETSGPTAIDIEAWVCPAPLRDAPNILMGHGGGGAMSAELIEHLFLPAFGSAADAAMGDSAVLRVGSERLAFSTDSYVVKPLFFPGGSIGDLAVNGTVNDLAMAGAQPMALSTAFILEEGTALAELARVAHAVGTAALAAGVRLVTGDTKVVDSGHGDGVYINTAGIGLVDQRADIRPERARPGDVVIVSGDIGVHGVAVMSCREGLEFSTAVASDSAPLHGLVAAMINTGADIHTLRDPTRGGVGATLNEIAKAAGVGISLIERSIPIPGDVRDACGLLGLDPLYVANEGKLIAFVAPEDADRVLAAMHAHPHGGGAAIIGDCGAEHPGMVVARTALGGTRVVDLPIGEQLPRIC; via the coding sequence ATGCCTGAGACTTCCGGACCGACGGCGATCGACATCGAAGCGTGGGTGTGCCCCGCACCTCTGCGGGATGCGCCCAACATCCTGATGGGACACGGCGGCGGCGGGGCGATGTCCGCCGAGCTGATCGAGCACCTGTTCCTGCCGGCATTCGGTTCGGCGGCGGACGCCGCGATGGGCGACTCCGCGGTACTGCGGGTCGGCTCCGAGAGGTTGGCCTTCTCCACCGACTCGTATGTGGTCAAGCCGTTGTTCTTCCCCGGCGGCAGCATCGGCGATCTGGCGGTGAACGGCACGGTCAACGACCTGGCAATGGCCGGAGCTCAGCCGATGGCGCTGTCCACCGCGTTCATCCTCGAGGAGGGCACGGCACTGGCCGAACTCGCGCGGGTCGCGCACGCGGTGGGGACCGCGGCGCTGGCGGCCGGGGTGAGGTTGGTGACCGGTGACACCAAGGTGGTCGACTCCGGGCACGGTGACGGCGTCTACATCAACACCGCGGGCATCGGCCTGGTCGACCAGCGCGCCGACATCCGCCCCGAGCGGGCTCGCCCCGGTGATGTGGTGATCGTCAGCGGCGATATCGGCGTGCACGGGGTGGCCGTGATGAGCTGCCGCGAGGGTCTCGAGTTCAGCACCGCCGTCGCCAGCGACAGCGCACCGTTGCACGGTCTGGTGGCGGCGATGATCAACACCGGCGCCGACATCCACACCTTGCGCGACCCCACCAGGGGCGGCGTCGGGGCGACGCTGAACGAGATCGCCAAAGCCGCCGGTGTGGGAATCTCGTTGATCGAGCGGTCCATTCCCATTCCCGGCGATGTTCGCGACGCCTGCGGACTGTTGGGCCTCGATCCGCTCTATGTCGCCAACGAAGGCAAGCTGATCGCCTTCGTCGCACCCGAAGACGCCGACCGGGTGCTCGCCGCGATGCACGCCCACCCCCACGGCGGCGGCGCCGCGATCATCGGTGATTGTGGTGCCGAACACCCGGGGATGGTGGTGGCGCGTACCGCACTCGGCGGCACCCGGGTTGTCGACCTGCCCATCGGCGAACAACTTCCACGGATCTGCTGA